In Tenrec ecaudatus isolate mTenEca1 chromosome 4, mTenEca1.hap1, whole genome shotgun sequence, a single window of DNA contains:
- the DRC12 gene encoding dynein regulatory complex protein 12, producing the protein MSCYRPAYLPSSSIMFASHLDNQRNATKDQRKRGTEEAAECWADVEAESKLRLAVLEKELLRDQLALQRDQTRRAKASEDQLKQRLHGLEAELEGARSEGQAIYTEMSRRQRALQTEVDTRCRQLREEVRGLREHLETCQREAAAARAAAEQALTERDGALAQLRAHVADMEAKYEELLHDSLDRLLAKLRAVKPQWEETAGRLHARHKKQLHQFGLNPLDL; encoded by the exons ATGAGCTGCTACCGCCCAGCCTACCTTCCTTCCAGCTCCATCATGTTTGCCAGTCACCTTGACAAC CAAAGAAATGCCACCAAAGACCAGAGGAAAAGGGGCACAGAAGAAGCCGCCGAGTGCTG GGCAGATGTGGAGGCGGAGTCCAAGCTCAGGCTGGCCGTACTGGAGAAGGAGTTGCTCCGAGACCAGTTGG CTCTGCAGAGGGACCAGACCCGCCGAGCCAAGGCCTCGGAAGACCAGCTGAAGCAGAGGCTGCACGGGTTGGAGGCAGAACTGGAGGGGGCCCGCAGTGAGGGGCAGGCCATATACACAG AAATGAGTCGACGGCAGCGGGCCCTGCAGACGGAGGTGGACACGCGCTGCAGACAGCTGAGGGAAGAAGTGAGGGGCCTTCGGGAGCATCTAG AGACATGCCAGAGGGAGGCTGCGGCTGCCCGGGCAGCCGCCGAGCAGGCCCTCACAGAGCGGGACGGGGCTCTGGCCCAGCTTCGGGCTCACGTAGCAGACATGGAAGCCAAGTATGAGGAGCTCTTACAC GACAGCTTGGACCGGCTCTTGGCCAAGCTAAGAGCTGTGAAGCCTCAGTGGGAGGAGACCGCAGGGAGACTCCACGCCAGGCACAAGAAGCAGCTGCACCAGTTTGGGCTCAACCCCCTGGACCTGTGA
- the NHERF4 gene encoding Na(+)/H(+) exchange regulatory cofactor NHE-RF4: protein MEAATGRVRGQGEEGLEGGRTLWLPLAAKADPRCQDQPSSFLPRPPCRKFEFDPNQGIDNPVLSLAEDSSFSDSWSQQQPRFCLLSKEEGGSFGFHLQQVPGHGGQMVCRVEPGTCAQRQGLQVGDRILGVNGDVVEHEDYESVVRRIRASGPRVLLVIWAQHLHDVAQAQQRTGAPFCPLLGPGLRPRLCHIVKDQGRFGFSITPGKQGPFWVVLRPGGAAERAGVPPGARLLEINGVSVESFSHQQLSRRLWLSKEKVTLLVAGPEVEEQCRQLRMPLAAPLAEGWALPTRPRCLHLEKGPQGFGFLLREEKGLGGRLGQFLREVDPGLPAEKAGMQSGDRLVAVAGDSVEGLSHEDTVSRIRAQGSCISLTVVDPEADRFFSMVRLSPLLFVEHTEALASPQSPLPVPPIETRDAPAEGTAAPCVVPGSRHCFLYPQPGGGYGLRISWVASGPSVFISQVTPGGSAALAGLRVGDVILEVNGLPVGGESDLGRLQRLPELDPPLCLKLAARSQQDLGTQIPSKADQGQALVSDVLWGSLLVTEAPSDSPTQGDGSRDALCEP, encoded by the exons ATGGAGGCAGCCACAG GAAGGGtccgggggcagggggaggaggggctAGAAGGCGGAAGAACTCTCTGGCTGCCATTGGCAGCTAAAGCAGATCCCAGGTGCCAGGACCAGCCAAGCAGCTTTCTGCCCCGGCCTCCTTGCAGGAAGTTTGAATTTGACCCAAACCAGGGTATTGACAATCCTGTCCTCTCTCTGGCCGAAGACAGCAGCTTCTCTG attcctggagccagcaGCAGCCTCgcttctgtctgctgagcaaagagGAGGGCGGGAGCTTTGGCTTCCACCTGCAGCAGGTGCCGGGCCATGGCGGGCAGATGGTGTGCCGGGTGGAGCCAGGCACCTGTGCGCAGAGACAGGGTCTTCAAGTCGGAGACCGGATTCTGGGGGTGAACGGCGATGTTGTGGAGCATGAAGACTACGAATCG GTGGTGCGGCGCATCAGGGCCAGCGGTCCCCGGGTGCTGCTGGTGATTTGGGCCCAGCACCTGCACGACGTGGCCCAGGCTCAGCAGCGCACTGGTGCTCCCTTCTGCCCTCTCCTAGGCCCGGGGCTGAGGCCCCGGTTGTGCCACATAGTGAAGGACCAGggccgctttggcttcagcatcacccctg GAAAGCAGGGGCCTTTCTGGGTGGTGCTGAGGCCCGGGGGAGCAGCAGAGCGCGCAGGGGTGCCCCCTGGGGCCCGGCTGCTGGAGATCAACGGGGTCAGCGTGGAGAGCTTTAGTCACCAGCAACTCAGCAGGAGG CTTTGGCTGAGTAAAGagaaggtgaccctgctggtggcaGGGCCAGAGGTGGAGGAACAGTGTCGCCAGTTGAGAATGCCGCTGGCTgctcccctggcagagggctgggcCCTGCCCACCAGACCCCGGTGTTTGCACTTAGAGAAAGGACCCCAGGGCTTCGGATTCCTGCTTCGAGAGGAGAAGGGCCTTGGGGGTCGCCTCG GACAGTTCCTGCGGGAGGTGGACCCAGGACTGCCAGCTGAGAAGGCTGGGATGCAATCGGGGGACCGGCTGGTGGCTGTGGCTGGGGACAGCGTGGAGGGGCTGAGTCATGAGGACACGGTGTCGAGGATCCGGGCCCAGGGCTCCTGCATCTCCCTCACTGTCGTGGACCCTGAGGCCGACCGCTTCTTCAGCATG GTCCGCCTGTCCCCCCTCCTCTTTGTGGAGCACACGGAGGCTCTTGCCTCTCCCCAGAGCCCCCTCCCGGTGCCCCCGATAGAGACCAGGGACGCTCCAGCTGAAGGCACAGCTGCACCTTGCGTCGTGCCTGGCTCTCGCCActgcttcctgtaccctcagccAGGTGGCGGCTATGGCTTGCGCATCAGCTGGGTAGCCAGTGGGCCCAGTGTCTTCATTTCCCAG GTGACCCCGGGAGGTTCAGCTGCCCTGGCTGGGCTGCGGGTGGGGGATGTGATTCTGGAGGTGAACGGACTTCCCGTGGGTGGAGAAAGTGACCTGGGAAGACTTCAGCGGCTGCCTGAGCTGGACCCGCCTCTCTGCCTGAAGTTGGCAGCCAGGTCTCAGCAGGACCTAGGAACCCAGATCCCCTCGAAGGCTGACCAG GGTCAGGCCCTCGTCTCGGATGTGCTCTGGGGATCCCTGCTTGTCACAGAGGCCCCCAGCGACTCTCCAACCCAAGGTGACGGGAGCCGAGATGCTCTTTGTGAGCCATAG